The proteins below are encoded in one region of Chaetodon trifascialis isolate fChaTrf1 chromosome 11, fChaTrf1.hap1, whole genome shotgun sequence:
- the LOC139338891 gene encoding serine-rich adhesin for platelets-like isoform X4 codes for MMRFILDCLRTPRVRNPKDEGDTDVVETDERVLTKAAEIRELENAVAVENLELQEQQSDRKELEDTLVKLEDHKQKLVEQIKAIRQLCYEESQQILSLQADEVQRESQVEEYERELARARWRLRKLREEVKQAKRKVDEAGERNTPLQDSIRQSYEEILQEEHTLYSLSGGAVTPESQLEESTSPADTTEDDPLPMRPWGRSQSLPTYANLIMGASSSSFCNNLADTREEADDSGTSSPKMDRSDIEDDPEEGEINNEGGKEREKESTINANPLSQMDFYQADPFAHCQSDHDLFNEDLFPKTDSSDGFASDPFKGSDPFAADILFPEVKAGNHEGAENVGDEADNSLSCAENKASTGTQCFESEFPDEDSDIEISYSREDLDAIAVVDDSHGFKPIQSSSEELGPEPIHSWRSQGQYSVESDPNGYELDLGAVSPPSDIEEHSLGSLAGEINTEAMEGLQQGLSSGSTQAVPALDEQVLLEPEWTGNVEQILSHDVVSRGAEWISNIEEEPGNPATPQNSLDSQNLFIQPDSDENRELSFDLSYEQTSQSSFDPYGFKLSPEHSSHTLLDPDEAELSPEPAENDLTFDPEPSSSQPDQVDFDPYGFEITSPQMARDSDPYGFKLSPEEVNQEVLDLCGHDNQAAMDLCTFDNNEQIEPSNYSNQEVLETHTHENQEVLEHCSHNNQELLDLCNNGNQEVLESSSLDNRELVGSENHELLDLCSHDNQEVVEPFRNNTTEELLQPCNYDNQEVLEPCSHSTQELLDFSRPENQEVLGLDNQDNQELLNIGSKENHQVLVTGSHNNQELRSNEDRELLDLSHDNQEVLDLLCKEGFPEANNNQCIVEPELNVSPTNNSSDSDVASDDLLGLELSNTSICTTNKTNTNTADTLSMAVSNMSANQDFASSNLLEGDLGSVFGVGGYIGCPDVAEDLEPLDRRQTNPVTEPVRPVRPVRPPRPSLRAKEKAQSQAQGIDLK; via the exons GGACACTGACGTCGTGGAAACGGATGAGAGAGTCCTCACCAAGGCGGCCGAGATCAGA GAGCTGGAGAATGCAGTGGCGGTGGAGAACTTGGAGCTTCAGGAGCAGCAGTCAGACCgcaaggagctggaggacactcTGGTTAAACTAGAGGATCACAAACAGAAGCTGGTGGAGCAAATAAAGGCAATTAGACAGCTGTGCTATGAAGAGAGTCAGCAG ATCCTGTCTCTGCAGGCGGACGAGGTGCAGAGGGAGAGCCAGGTGGAGGAGTATGAGAGGGAACTTGCCAGGGCCAGGTGGAGGCTGAGGAagctcagagaggaggtgaagcaggCCAAGAGGAAGGTGGATGAGGCTGGAGAGAGGAACACTCCTTTGCAAGACTCCATCAGACAGTCCTATGAAGAGATCCTGCAG GAGGAGCACACTCTGTATTCTCTGTCAGGAGGTGCAGTCACTCCAGAAAGCCAGCTGGAGGAGTCAACATCTCCTGCAGATACCACTGAAGATGATCCTCTCCCTATGAGGCCATGGGGGAGAAGCCAGTCACTGCCGACCTATGCTAACCTGATAATG GGGGCCAGTAGCTCGTCTTTCTGCAATAATCTAGCAGATACTCGAGAAGAAGCAGACGACAGTGGAACCAGCTCACCAAAG ATGGACAGATCTGACATTGAGGATGACCCAGAAGAGGGGGAGATCAACAATGAaggggggaaagaaagagagaaagagtccACTATTAACGCAAACCCTCTCAGCCAAATGGACTTCTACCAAGCTGACCCCTTCGCACACTGTCAGAGTGACC ATGACCTCTTCAATGAAGACCTGTTCCCTAAAACTGACTCATCTG ATGGATTTGCTTCAGATCCTTTCAAAGGCAGTGACCCCTTTGCAGCAGATATTTTGTTCCCCGAGGTCAAGGCCGGCAATCATGAAGGGGCTGAAAATGTTGGCGATGAGGCAGACAACAGTTTGTCCTGTGCTGAAAACAAAGCCTCAACAGGAACTCAGTGCTTTGAGTCTGAATTCCCAGATGAAGACAGCGACATAGAGATAAGCTATAGCCGAGAGGACCTGGACGCCATTGCTGTGGTCGATGATTCTCATGGATTTAAACCCATTCAGAGCTCATCAGAGGAGCTGGGGCCAGAGCCCATTCATAGCTGGAGGTCCCAGGGTCAGTATTCTGTAGAATCAGACCCTAATGGGTATGAACTGGACCTTGGTGCTGTCTCCCCCCCCTCTGATATAGAAGAACACAGTCTGGGATCTCTAGCTGGAGAGATTAACACAGAGGCAATGGAAGGACTACAACAAG GTCTGAGTTCTGGTTCAACTCAGGCTGTCCCTGCTCTTGATGAACAAGTCCTTTTGGAACCAGAATGGACAGGCAATGTAGAGCAAATTCTGTCACATGATGTTGTCAGTCGGGGGGCAGAATGGATTAGCAACATCGAAGAGGAACCCGGAAACCCTGCAACTCCTCAGAACTCACTTGACTCACAAAACCTCTTTATCCAGCCAGACTCAGATGAGAACAGAGAGCTGAGCTTTGATTTGAGCTATGAACAAACCAGTCAGTCTTCCTTTGACCCATATGGGTTTAAACTCAGTCCAGAACATTCTAGTCACACTCTCTTAGACCCAGATGAAGCTGAACTGAGCCCAGAGCCTGCTGAAAAtgatctgacctttgaccctgagcCATCGTCTTCTCAACCAGACCAAGTGGACTTTGATCCCTATGGGTTTGAAATCACTTCCCCGCAGATGGCACGGGACTCTGACCCGTATGGCTTTAAGCTCAGCCCAGAGGAAGTGAACCAGGAGGTCCTGGACCTCTGTGGCCATGATAACCAGGCGGCAATGGACCTTTGCACCTTTGACAACAATGAGCAAATAGAACCCTCTAACTATAGCAACCAAGAAGTACTGGAAACTCATACCCATGAAAACCAAGAAGTGCTTGAACATTGTAGCCACAATAACCAGGAACTACTGGATCTGTGTAACAATGGAAACCAAGAAGTGCTGGAATCTTCTAGTCTTGACAACAGGGAGTTGGTTGGTAGTGAAAACCATGAACTTCTGGATCTCTGCAGTCATGACAACCAGGAGGTGGTGGAACCCTTTCGCAATAACACAACTGAGGAACTACTTCAACCTTGTAACTATGATAACCAAGAAGTGCTGGAACCTTGTAGCCATTCCACTCAGGAACTGCTGGATTTCTCCCGTCCTGAAAATCAGGAAGTGCTGGGTTTAGATAACCAGGACAACCAAGAACTACTCAATATTGGTAGCAAAGAAAATCATCAAGTGCTTGTGACAGGTAGCCACAACAACCAGGAACTCCGTAGCAATGAAGATCGGGAATTGCTGGACTTAAGTCATGACAACCAGGAGGTGCTGGACTTGTTGTGTAAGGAAGGTTTCCCTGAAGCAAACAATAACCAATGCATTGTAGAACCAGAGCTCAATGTCAGTCCCACCAATAACAGCTCAGACAGTGATGTGGCATCAGATGACCTGCTGGGACTTGAACTCAGTAACACCAGTATCTGcactacaaacaaaacaaatacaaatactgcTGACACCCTCAGCATGGCTGTCAGTAACATGTCTGCTAACCAGGACTTCGCTTCATCCAACTTATTAGAAGGTGACCTGGGTTCCGTGTTTGGGGTTGGAGGATATATTGGTTGTCCTGATGTAGCTGAAGATCTAGAGCCTCTGGACAGAAGGCAGACAAACCCAGTAACAGAGCCAGTAcgaccagtcagaccagttAGGCCTCCTCGACCCTCACTCAGG GCCAAAGAGAAGGCTCAGTCACAGGCTCAGGGAATCGACCTGAAGTGA